From one Deltaproteobacteria bacterium genomic stretch:
- a CDS encoding helix-turn-helix domain containing protein, which translates to MDPSRRKQPPAEPARRRGRPPIPPEQQRQRLLEAARAELRRSDFGSVRVSDVVRAAGMSSRSFYDHFQSKEDLLLALIHETGRDILVELERVFACEQDPVARVERGLGAYLAAFAGTPLDLEKLGESASGRVQKLLRHYVREVSVRVERELDREWREGVIPREPDPLVIEVLLLGLLGLASRYVAEGRADELASLQPRLSAFLRRVWA; encoded by the coding sequence GTGGACCCCTCGCGCCGCAAGCAGCCGCCCGCCGAGCCGGCCCGTCGCCGCGGGCGGCCCCCGATTCCGCCCGAGCAGCAGCGCCAGCGCCTGCTCGAGGCCGCGCGCGCGGAGCTGCGCCGCAGCGACTTCGGCAGCGTGCGCGTCTCCGACGTGGTGCGTGCCGCCGGCATGTCGTCGCGATCCTTCTACGACCACTTCCAGTCCAAGGAGGACCTGCTGCTCGCGCTGATCCACGAGACCGGCCGCGACATCCTCGTCGAGCTCGAGCGGGTGTTCGCCTGCGAGCAGGACCCGGTCGCGCGGGTGGAGCGGGGGCTCGGCGCGTATCTGGCGGCCTTTGCGGGGACGCCACTCGACCTCGAGAAGCTCGGCGAGAGCGCGAGCGGTCGCGTGCAGAAGCTGCTCCGCCACTACGTGCGTGAGGTCTCGGTGCGCGTCGAGCGCGAGCTCGACCGCGAGTGGCGCGAGGGCGTGATCCCCCGCGAGCCCGATCCCCTCGTGATCGAGGTGCTGCTGCTCGGGCTGCTCGGCCTCGCCTCGCGCTACGTCGCCGAGGGGCGTGCGGACGAGCTGGCCTCGCTCCAGCCGCGGCTCAGCGCCTTCCTGCGCCGGGTGTGGGCCTGA
- a CDS encoding lipid-transfer protein, producing the protein MSRHEVAVLGVGMHPWGKWGRNFVEYGVHAARAALADAGLAWTDVQFVAGGDTMRNGYPGYVAGASIAQALGWSGAQVASTYGACATGAQAIDVARARILAGLCDVALVVGADTTPKGFFAPTGGERQQDPDWLRFRLLGATNPVYFGLYARRRMALYGATREDFARVKVKNARHGLGNPNARYRKEVTIEEVMASPVVSDPLRLLDICATSDGGAALVLTSLAFARRHTTRPVTIAGVSTVTPRYPNTVIEMPNFATDSAVGVAAPDVPFRDSIARGAYEQAGLGPEDLDLAEVYDLSTALELDWYENVGLCKPGGAEALVRDGSTALGGRIPVNPSGGLASFGEAVPAQAIAQVCELAWQVRGQAQGRQVEGARVGLAVNQGLFGHGSSLLVKA; encoded by the coding sequence ATGAGTCGGCACGAAGTCGCGGTCCTGGGCGTCGGGATGCATCCGTGGGGCAAGTGGGGGCGGAACTTCGTCGAGTACGGCGTGCACGCCGCGCGCGCCGCGCTGGCGGACGCCGGCCTCGCCTGGACCGACGTGCAGTTCGTGGCCGGCGGCGACACGATGCGCAACGGCTACCCGGGCTACGTCGCAGGAGCCAGCATCGCGCAGGCGCTCGGCTGGTCCGGCGCGCAGGTCGCGAGCACCTACGGCGCCTGCGCCACCGGCGCGCAGGCGATCGACGTGGCGCGCGCACGCATCCTGGCCGGCCTGTGCGACGTGGCGCTGGTCGTCGGCGCCGACACCACGCCGAAGGGCTTCTTCGCGCCGACCGGGGGCGAGCGCCAGCAGGACCCCGACTGGCTGCGCTTCCGCCTGCTCGGCGCCACGAACCCGGTCTACTTCGGCCTCTACGCGCGCCGGCGGATGGCACTCTACGGCGCGACGCGTGAGGACTTCGCGCGCGTCAAGGTGAAGAACGCCCGCCACGGGCTCGGCAACCCGAATGCGCGCTACCGCAAGGAGGTGACGATCGAGGAGGTGATGGCCTCGCCGGTCGTGTCGGACCCGCTGCGCCTGCTCGACATCTGCGCCACCAGCGACGGCGGCGCCGCGCTCGTGCTCACGAGCCTCGCCTTCGCGCGCCGCCACACGACCCGGCCGGTCACGATCGCCGGCGTCTCGACCGTCACGCCGCGCTATCCCAACACGGTGATCGAGATGCCGAACTTCGCGACCGACTCGGCCGTGGGCGTGGCGGCTCCCGACGTGCCGTTCCGCGACTCGATCGCACGCGGCGCCTACGAGCAGGCGGGCCTCGGCCCCGAGGACCTCGACCTCGCCGAGGTCTACGACCTCTCGACCGCGCTCGAGCTCGACTGGTACGAGAACGTCGGCCTGTGCAAGCCGGGCGGCGCCGAGGCGCTCGTGCGCGACGGTTCGACGGCGCTCGGCGGCCGCATCCCCGTGAACCCGAGCGGCGGCCTCGCGAGCTTCGGCGAGGCGGTGCCGGCGCAGGCGATCGCGCAGGTGTGCGAGCTGGCCTGGCAGGTGCGTGGCCAGGCGCAAGGCCGGCAGGTCGAGGGCGCTCGGGTCGGGCTTGCCGTCAACCAGGGCCTGTTCGGGCACGGCTCGTCGTTGCTGGTGAAGGCGTGA
- a CDS encoding cytochrome c: MTLRVLAALAVSLLAAAVTAAADQPPPASPLAASGKALYVRHCAVCHGRSATGDGPFRGVLTVPPTNLTRIAARRGGTFPRDEIAAYVDGRFVPEAHGTREMPVWGRWLGQPIAPGVEPDEMTRGEILAILTYLETLQR; the protein is encoded by the coding sequence GTGACGCTCCGGGTCCTGGCTGCCCTTGCCGTATCGCTGCTCGCCGCCGCGGTCACCGCCGCCGCCGACCAGCCGCCGCCGGCGTCGCCGCTCGCCGCCTCCGGCAAGGCGCTCTACGTCCGACACTGCGCCGTGTGTCATGGCCGCTCCGCCACCGGCGACGGCCCCTTCCGTGGCGTGCTCACGGTCCCTCCCACGAACCTCACTCGCATCGCCGCTCGCCGCGGCGGCACCTTCCCGCGCGACGAGATCGCCGCCTACGTCGACGGCCGCTTCGTGCCGGAGGCGCACGGCACCCGCGAGATGCCGGTCTGGGGCCGCTGGCTCGGCCAGCCGATCGCTCCCGGCGTCGAGCCCGACGAGATGACGCGCGGCGAGATCCTCGCGATCCTGACCTACCTGGAGACGCTGCAGCGCTAG
- a CDS encoding gluconate 2-dehydrogenase subunit 3 family protein, protein MTVDESGLDAAAEAALPGLLDELLPARPDGTLPGAGALGLADELLRALREKPELRPAIAPGLAALAASLRARAAATLGALPPAERRAVLDELAARAPACLPTLAFLGFAAYYQDPRVLVALGREARPPFPQGFELPPFDAALLAKVRGRPPFHRAG, encoded by the coding sequence ATGACCGTGGACGAAAGCGGGCTCGACGCCGCGGCCGAGGCGGCCCTCCCGGGCCTGCTCGACGAGCTCCTGCCGGCGCGCCCCGACGGCACGCTCCCCGGGGCGGGCGCGCTCGGGCTGGCGGACGAGCTGCTGCGTGCACTGCGCGAGAAGCCCGAGCTGCGGCCCGCGATCGCGCCCGGCCTCGCGGCGCTCGCCGCGAGCCTGCGCGCGCGGGCTGCGGCGACCCTCGGCGCGCTTCCGCCCGCCGAGCGGCGTGCCGTGCTCGACGAGCTGGCCGCCCGTGCGCCCGCCTGCCTGCCCACGCTCGCCTTCCTCGGCTTCGCCGCCTACTACCAGGATCCACGCGTGCTCGTAGCGCTCGGCCGCGAGGCCCGGCCGCCTTTCCCGCAGGGCTTCGAGCTGCCCCCCTTCGACGCGGCGCTGCTCGCGAAGGTGCGCGGGCGCCCGCCCTTCCATCGCGCCGGCTGA
- a CDS encoding CoA-transferase: MTAAAASPGPTRAEVCAVAVAECFRGDGEILASCFGTIPAIGARLARLTFEPDLMMTDGIASLAADVVPVSGPGASSAPVAEGWLPFRSVFDLLWSGRRHVIMIASQIDRFGNHNFACIGPHAKPKAQLLGMRGAPGNTVSHPTSYWVPAQTPKVFVETVDVVSGVGYDRAAAAGPSAQRFHEIRRVVSNLGVFDFATPDRRMRLVSLHPGVSLDEVRAASGFELAVADELAETRAPSADELRLIRERIDPEGLREREVPS, from the coding sequence GTGACGGCCGCCGCCGCGAGCCCGGGGCCCACGCGCGCCGAGGTCTGCGCCGTCGCGGTCGCCGAGTGCTTCCGCGGCGACGGCGAGATCCTGGCGTCCTGCTTCGGCACGATCCCGGCGATCGGCGCGCGGCTCGCGCGGCTCACCTTCGAGCCGGACCTGATGATGACCGACGGGATCGCGAGCCTGGCCGCCGACGTCGTTCCCGTGTCGGGTCCGGGCGCCAGCAGCGCGCCCGTCGCCGAAGGCTGGCTCCCGTTCCGCTCGGTCTTCGACCTGCTCTGGTCCGGGCGCCGGCACGTGATCATGATCGCGAGCCAGATCGACCGCTTCGGCAACCACAACTTCGCCTGCATCGGGCCGCACGCGAAGCCGAAGGCGCAGCTCCTCGGCATGCGCGGCGCGCCCGGCAACACGGTGAGCCACCCGACCAGCTACTGGGTGCCCGCGCAGACGCCCAAGGTGTTCGTCGAGACCGTGGACGTGGTGTCCGGGGTCGGCTACGACCGCGCGGCGGCCGCCGGCCCCTCGGCGCAGCGCTTCCACGAGATCCGCCGCGTCGTCTCGAACCTCGGCGTCTTCGACTTCGCGACGCCCGACCGCCGCATGCGGCTGGTCTCCCTGCACCCGGGCGTCTCGCTCGACGAGGTGCGCGCCGCCAGCGGCTTCGAGCTGGCCGTCGCCGACGAGCTCGCCGAGACGCGCGCGCCGAGCGCCGACGAGCTGCGCCTGATCCGCGAGCGGATCGACCCCGAGGGCCTGCGCGAGCGCGAAGTCCCGTCCTAG
- a CDS encoding OB-fold domain-containing protein yields the protein MPTPESAGSKPRKPALAGWLTEDQDAPALLGSHCRDCGAWFFPKESFACRNPRCGSSRLEEAPLSRRGRLWSFTDNRYAPPPPYPAGDPFEPYAIAAVELEREKMVVLGQVVRGVGADQLEVGREMELVVEPLFEDAEAQHLVWKWRPVA from the coding sequence TTGCCCACACCCGAATCCGCCGGATCGAAGCCCCGCAAGCCCGCGCTTGCGGGCTGGCTCACCGAGGACCAGGACGCCCCGGCCCTGCTCGGCAGCCACTGCCGCGACTGCGGCGCCTGGTTCTTTCCGAAGGAGAGCTTCGCCTGTCGCAATCCCCGCTGCGGGTCCTCGCGGCTCGAGGAGGCCCCGCTCTCGCGGCGCGGGCGGCTCTGGTCGTTCACCGACAACCGCTATGCGCCGCCGCCGCCCTACCCGGCCGGCGATCCCTTCGAGCCCTACGCGATCGCCGCGGTCGAGCTCGAGCGCGAGAAGATGGTGGTGCTCGGCCAGGTGGTGCGCGGCGTCGGCGCCGACCAGCTCGAGGTCGGCCGGGAGATGGAGCTCGTGGTCGAGCCGCTCTTCGAGGATGCCGAGGCGCAGCACCTCGTCTGGAAGTGGAGGCCCGTGGCATGA
- a CDS encoding GFA family protein produces the protein MPGTHRGTCFCKAVEIEASGAPAVMVFCHCESCRTWLSAPVHGATLWPSANVKLLRGELGTFKKTEASHRQHCTRCGGRVLVLHPAIGMTDVPSVVLPGVAFHPTMHVHYGEKVVAMRDGLPKFRDFPKEFGGSGEMLPE, from the coding sequence ATGCCGGGTACCCATCGCGGAACCTGCTTCTGCAAGGCCGTCGAGATCGAAGCGAGTGGCGCCCCTGCCGTGATGGTGTTCTGCCACTGCGAGTCCTGCCGCACCTGGCTCAGCGCGCCGGTGCACGGCGCCACCCTGTGGCCGAGCGCGAACGTGAAGCTGCTGCGCGGGGAGCTCGGCACCTTCAAGAAGACCGAGGCGAGCCACCGCCAGCACTGCACCCGCTGTGGCGGGCGCGTCCTGGTCCTGCACCCGGCGATCGGCATGACCGACGTGCCCTCGGTCGTGCTGCCGGGCGTCGCCTTCCATCCGACCATGCACGTCCACTACGGCGAGAAGGTCGTCGCGATGCGCGACGGGCTGCCGAAGTTCCGGGACTTCCCGAAGGAGTTCGGTGGCTCGGGCGAGATGCTGCCCGAATAG
- a CDS encoding GMC family oxidoreductase — protein MAEGDPVDVLIVGAGAAGAAFAWSLAGTRMDILCLEQGDWMNPAAYPATGMDWEIRGQGDFALSPNVRRRAADYPVNDAASPISISNFNAVGGGTILYAGHFPRMKPSDFRTRSLDGVGDDWPIDYDTLAPYWAENDRMMGVAGLAGDPAYPPKEVPLPPVPLGRTGEAIARGFDALGWHWWPSDSAIATRAYEGRAPCLNLGTCLTGCAQGAKASTDLTYWPAAIRRGVRLQTRARVREILLREDGMADGVVYYDADGVERRQRAEIVVLACNGVGTPRLLLNSTSKRFPDGLANRSGLVGRNLMFHPYAMVLGVFDENLDSSRGPTGCGLWSHEFYETDRARGFVRGFSFELMRGLGPLSTALWGFGKGLVPWGEGHHRAQAELLDHTAGLLAICEDLPEPHNRVTLDPELRDAHGIPAPRIEYQLSENSRRMLDFGAARASEVLRAAGARRTFVEAPLGVAGWHLMGTARMGTDPERSVVNEWGRAHDVRNLFVIDGSIFVTAGAVNPTCTIQGLALHVADRIQKNLGNLFD, from the coding sequence ATGGCGGAAGGGGATCCCGTCGACGTGCTGATCGTCGGCGCCGGCGCGGCCGGCGCGGCCTTCGCGTGGAGCCTGGCCGGGACGCGCATGGACATCCTGTGCCTCGAGCAGGGCGACTGGATGAACCCGGCCGCGTACCCGGCCACGGGCATGGACTGGGAGATCCGCGGACAGGGGGACTTCGCGCTCTCCCCGAACGTCCGCCGGCGCGCCGCGGACTATCCCGTCAACGACGCCGCCTCGCCGATCTCGATCTCGAACTTCAACGCCGTGGGCGGCGGCACGATCCTCTACGCCGGCCACTTCCCGCGCATGAAGCCGAGCGATTTCCGCACCCGCTCGCTCGACGGCGTCGGCGACGACTGGCCGATCGACTACGACACCCTCGCGCCCTACTGGGCCGAGAACGACCGCATGATGGGCGTCGCGGGCCTGGCCGGCGATCCGGCCTATCCGCCCAAGGAGGTGCCGCTCCCGCCGGTGCCCCTGGGCCGCACCGGCGAGGCGATCGCCCGCGGCTTCGACGCGCTCGGCTGGCACTGGTGGCCCTCCGACAGCGCGATCGCCACGCGCGCCTACGAGGGCCGCGCGCCCTGCCTCAACCTGGGCACCTGCCTGACCGGATGCGCGCAGGGTGCCAAGGCCAGCACGGATCTCACCTACTGGCCGGCCGCGATCCGCCGCGGCGTCCGCCTCCAGACGCGCGCCCGCGTGCGCGAGATCCTCCTGCGCGAGGACGGCATGGCGGACGGCGTCGTCTACTACGACGCCGACGGCGTCGAGCGCCGCCAGCGCGCCGAGATCGTGGTGCTCGCGTGCAACGGCGTCGGCACGCCGCGGCTCCTCCTGAACTCGACCTCGAAGCGCTTCCCGGACGGGCTCGCGAACCGCAGCGGGCTGGTCGGTCGCAATCTCATGTTCCATCCCTACGCGATGGTGCTCGGCGTCTTCGACGAGAACCTCGACAGCTCGCGCGGCCCCACCGGCTGTGGCCTGTGGAGCCACGAGTTCTACGAGACCGACCGCGCGCGCGGCTTCGTGCGCGGCTTCAGCTTCGAGCTGATGCGCGGCCTCGGTCCGCTGTCGACGGCGCTCTGGGGGTTCGGGAAGGGCCTGGTGCCCTGGGGCGAAGGCCACCACCGCGCGCAGGCGGAGCTGCTCGACCACACGGCCGGCCTCCTCGCGATCTGCGAGGACCTGCCCGAGCCCCACAACCGCGTGACCCTCGATCCCGAGCTCCGCGACGCGCACGGGATCCCGGCACCCCGGATCGAGTACCAGCTCAGCGAGAACAGCCGCCGCATGCTCGACTTCGGGGCGGCGCGCGCCTCCGAGGTGCTCCGCGCGGCGGGCGCGCGGCGCACCTTCGTCGAGGCGCCGCTCGGGGTGGCGGGCTGGCACCTGATGGGCACCGCGCGGATGGGTACCGACCCGGAGCGCTCGGTCGTGAACGAGTGGGGCCGCGCGCACGACGTGCGCAATCTCTTCGTGATCGACGGCAGCATCTTCGTCACCGCCGGCGCCGTGAACCCGACCTGCACGATCCAGGGCCTCGCGCTCCACGTCGCGGACCGGATCCAGAAGAACCTCGGCAACCTCTTCGACTGA
- a CDS encoding nuclear transport factor 2 family protein has product MAQRDLSIRELSDRLAIQDLLVRYTRAIDTRDWTLLDTCFLPDAKVDYTATGGVAGSYPEVRAWLAKALAPFPITVHYVTNSEVELDGDRARARTRVLNPMFFANADGSLHDFTVGATYVDELVWTDGGWRIAKRSEEAGYLQGQLPKALRIPR; this is encoded by the coding sequence ATGGCGCAGCGCGACCTCTCGATCCGCGAGCTCTCCGATCGCCTCGCGATCCAGGACCTGCTGGTCCGCTACACGCGGGCGATCGACACGCGGGACTGGACGCTCCTCGACACCTGCTTCCTGCCCGACGCGAAGGTCGACTACACGGCGACCGGCGGGGTCGCGGGCTCCTACCCCGAGGTGCGCGCGTGGCTCGCGAAGGCGCTCGCGCCCTTTCCGATCACCGTCCACTACGTGACCAACTCGGAGGTCGAGCTCGACGGCGACCGCGCGCGTGCCCGCACGCGGGTCCTGAACCCGATGTTCTTCGCGAACGCGGACGGCTCGCTCCACGACTTCACGGTCGGCGCCACCTACGTCGACGAGCTGGTCTGGACCGATGGCGGCTGGCGCATCGCGAAGCGCTCCGAGGAGGCCGGCTACCTGCAGGGCCAGCTCCCGAAGGCGCTCCGGATTCCGCGCTAG
- a CDS encoding acyl CoA--acetate/3-ketoacid CoA transferase subunit alpha — MDKRTTAAAVVAELRDGMTLGIGGWGSRRKPMALVREILRSPVKDLTVVSYGGPDVGLLCAAGKVRKLVYGFVSLDSIPLDPHFRRARETGAIEAVEFDEGMFQLGLYAASIRLPFLPTRAGLGSDVLRLHPELRTVRSPYADGEELVAMPALPLDVAIVHQNRADARGNAQYLGPDLYFDDLFLGAARRRFVSCEQLVETADFAKSGSLHTLRIHRGLVDGVVETPGGAHFTECPPDYGRDEAFQREYAAAAKGEEAWTAFRARFLDLAGEDEYREALRAWRGK; from the coding sequence ATGGACAAGCGCACCACCGCCGCCGCCGTCGTGGCCGAGCTGCGCGACGGGATGACGCTCGGGATCGGCGGCTGGGGCTCGCGGCGCAAGCCGATGGCGCTGGTGCGCGAGATCCTGCGCTCGCCGGTGAAGGACCTGACCGTCGTGTCCTACGGCGGCCCGGACGTGGGGCTCCTCTGCGCCGCCGGGAAGGTCCGCAAGCTCGTCTACGGCTTCGTCTCGCTCGACTCGATCCCGCTCGACCCGCACTTCCGGCGCGCCCGCGAGACCGGCGCCATCGAGGCCGTCGAGTTCGACGAGGGCATGTTCCAGCTCGGGCTCTACGCGGCCTCGATCCGGCTGCCCTTCCTGCCGACGCGCGCGGGGCTCGGCTCCGACGTGCTGCGCCTGCACCCGGAGCTGCGGACGGTGCGCTCGCCCTACGCGGACGGCGAGGAGCTCGTGGCGATGCCCGCGCTCCCGCTCGACGTCGCGATCGTGCACCAGAACCGCGCCGACGCCCGCGGCAACGCCCAGTACCTGGGCCCCGACCTCTACTTCGACGACCTCTTCCTGGGCGCGGCCCGCCGGCGCTTCGTCTCCTGCGAGCAGCTCGTCGAGACCGCCGATTTCGCGAAGTCCGGCTCCCTCCACACGCTGCGCATCCATCGCGGGCTCGTGGACGGCGTCGTCGAGACCCCCGGCGGCGCGCACTTCACCGAGTGCCCCCCCGACTACGGGCGCGACGAGGCCTTCCAGCGCGAGTACGCGGCCGCGGCGAAGGGCGAGGAGGCCTGGACCGCGTTCCGCGCGCGCTTCCTCGACCTCGCCGGCGAGGACGAGTACCGCGAGGCGCTGCGGGCCTGGAGGGGGAAGTGA
- a CDS encoding nucleotidyltransferase domain-containing protein, which produces MHPHHQAAVEHVTELLRAEPEVHALLLGGSIAHGFERPDSDVDLLIVVSDAEHAAREREGRVHYWTDEGCGWSGGYAEGKYVSLAFLDQVAQRGSEPARFAFQDARVLFSRVGDLGERLAAITRYPVEEKVARIRRFRAQFEAWHWYAHEALKQGDRYLLGAAVARTLLFAARMLLAHNERLYPYHKWVMRVLGSVPDRPGDLFERIAAVHVEPSQASLLGLWACITNFRVWEGSDTPWNVQFMRDSELGWLEGPVSVEDL; this is translated from the coding sequence ATGCACCCGCACCACCAGGCCGCCGTCGAACACGTGACGGAGCTCCTGCGCGCCGAGCCGGAGGTGCACGCGCTGCTCCTCGGCGGCTCGATCGCCCACGGCTTCGAGCGGCCCGACTCCGACGTCGATCTCCTGATCGTGGTCTCGGACGCGGAGCACGCGGCGCGCGAGCGCGAGGGCCGCGTGCACTACTGGACCGACGAGGGCTGCGGCTGGTCCGGCGGCTACGCCGAGGGCAAGTACGTCTCGCTGGCCTTCCTCGATCAGGTGGCGCAGCGCGGGAGCGAGCCCGCGCGCTTCGCCTTCCAGGACGCACGGGTGCTCTTCTCGCGGGTGGGCGATCTCGGGGAGCGCCTCGCCGCCATCACGCGCTATCCGGTCGAGGAGAAGGTTGCGCGCATTCGCCGCTTCCGCGCGCAGTTCGAGGCGTGGCACTGGTACGCACACGAAGCTCTGAAGCAGGGCGACCGCTACCTCCTGGGCGCCGCCGTCGCCCGCACGCTGCTCTTCGCGGCGCGCATGTTGCTCGCGCACAACGAACGGCTCTACCCGTACCACAAGTGGGTGATGCGGGTGCTCGGATCCGTACCCGATCGGCCGGGCGACCTCTTCGAGCGGATCGCCGCCGTGCACGTCGAGCCCTCGCAGGCGAGCCTTCTCGGCCTCTGGGCGTGCATCACGAACTTCCGCGTCTGGGAGGGATCCGACACGCCCTGGAACGTCCAGTTCATGCGCGACAGCGAGCTCGGCTGGCTGGAAGGCCCGGTTTCCGTCGAGGACCTGTAG
- a CDS encoding DEAD/DEAH box helicase, which yields MIRFESLSLDAALLSAVRDAGYTTPTAIQAQAIPLVLAGRDVLGCAQTGTGKTAAFALPIVQRLAAALPGAGARPIRALVLSPTRELATQIGDAFAAFGDRLGIRHAVVYGGVSDAPQRRALRRGADVLVATPGRLEDLAGDREVDLRRVEVVVLDEADRMLDQGFWPAVRRILATTPRARQTLLFSATMPDEVRRLAGSLQRDPAEIRVAPVATPAERVEQAVFFVAKPDKRELLAHLLADPAVTRALVFTRTKRGADRIAKHLSAGEPVHAIHGNRSQAQRERALESFRRGTTRVLVATDLAARGIDVDGISHVINFELPDDSESYVHRIGRTGRASASGVAYTLCDADERPQLARIERLMRQAIPVRHEHPCAGRAAGSAPAPARGRGRPPRHRGRPAFAVAERGR from the coding sequence TTGATCCGTTTCGAATCCCTTTCCCTCGACGCCGCGCTGCTCTCGGCGGTGCGCGACGCGGGCTACACCACGCCGACCGCCATCCAGGCGCAGGCGATCCCGCTGGTGCTCGCCGGCCGCGACGTGCTCGGCTGCGCCCAGACCGGCACCGGCAAGACGGCGGCCTTCGCCCTGCCGATCGTGCAGCGGCTGGCGGCCGCCCTCCCCGGTGCGGGCGCACGCCCGATCCGCGCCCTCGTGCTCTCGCCGACCCGCGAGCTGGCGACCCAGATCGGCGACGCCTTCGCCGCCTTCGGCGACCGCCTCGGCATCCGCCATGCGGTCGTGTATGGAGGCGTCTCGGACGCCCCCCAGCGGCGCGCGCTGCGGCGCGGGGCCGACGTGCTGGTGGCGACTCCCGGCCGCCTCGAGGATCTCGCCGGAGATCGCGAGGTCGACCTGCGCCGGGTCGAGGTGGTCGTGCTCGACGAGGCCGATCGCATGCTCGACCAGGGCTTCTGGCCCGCGGTGCGCCGCATCCTCGCCACGACCCCCCGCGCGCGCCAGACCCTGCTCTTCTCGGCGACCATGCCCGACGAGGTCCGCCGCCTCGCCGGCTCGCTGCAGCGCGATCCGGCCGAGATCCGGGTCGCTCCGGTGGCGACCCCGGCCGAGCGCGTCGAGCAGGCCGTCTTCTTCGTCGCGAAGCCCGACAAGCGCGAGCTGCTGGCCCACCTGCTCGCCGATCCCGCGGTGACCCGCGCGCTGGTCTTCACCCGCACCAAGCGGGGCGCGGACCGGATCGCGAAGCACCTGAGCGCCGGCGAGCCGGTGCACGCGATCCACGGCAACCGCTCCCAGGCCCAGCGCGAGCGCGCGCTCGAGAGCTTCCGGCGCGGGACGACGCGGGTGCTGGTGGCCACGGACCTGGCCGCCCGCGGCATCGACGTGGACGGCATCTCCCACGTCATCAACTTCGAGCTGCCCGACGACTCGGAGAGCTACGTGCACCGGATCGGCCGCACCGGGCGGGCGTCCGCCTCTGGTGTCGCCTACACGCTCTGCGACGCCGACGAGCGGCCCCAGCTCGCGCGCATCGAGCGGCTGATGCGGCAGGCGATCCCGGTACGCCACGAGCACCCCTGTGCGGGCCGCGCCGCCGGGAGCGCGCCCGCCCCCGCGAGGGGCCGCGGGCGGCCGCCGCGGCACCGCGGGCGCCCCGCCTTCGCCGTCGCGGAGCGCGGGCGCTAG
- a CDS encoding putative lipoprotein — MQSTVAILAVAGSLVLAAGCTSLSDSSTSIGRSSNALSDSIAHSSESSSRSSGERQAAFRRDVRSYAASFASDGTDVAVLERDLGALARSHGMLDWERDDGTWLELGKGFAQAGLDERRFSEWSGQLAPQDARRRALLEQGFGSHSTR; from the coding sequence ATGCAATCCACCGTCGCGATCCTCGCCGTCGCCGGCTCGCTCGTGCTCGCGGCGGGCTGCACGAGCCTGAGCGACAGCTCGACCAGCATCGGGCGCTCGAGCAACGCGCTCTCCGACTCGATCGCACACTCCTCCGAGAGCTCCTCGCGTTCGAGCGGTGAGCGGCAGGCCGCCTTCCGCCGCGACGTGCGCAGCTACGCCGCGAGCTTCGCCAGCGACGGCACCGACGTAGCAGTGCTCGAGCGCGATCTCGGCGCGCTCGCGCGCAGCCACGGAATGCTCGATTGGGAGCGCGACGACGGCACCTGGCTCGAGCTGGGCAAGGGCTTCGCACAGGCTGGCCTCGACGAGCGGCGCTTCAGCGAGTGGTCCGGCCAGCTCGCGCCGCAGGATGCGCGCCGGCGCGCGCTCCTCGAGCAGGGCTTCGGATCCCACAGCACGCGTTGA